ACAATAGTACATGCCAAATATGATGCTATAGAAATAATTGAGCTTTGGGATTCCATGTATCATTTAGCTTCAGATATGGAATCTCCTTGGCTTGTTGGAAGGGATTTCAATGTGATTTTATCTGAGGAGGAGAAATATGGGGGCCTTCCAGTTTATTTGAGTGAAGTGGAAGATTTTGCACATTGTGCAGACACATGTGCCCTGTGTGATCTTGGCTTCAAAAGGAGCTTGTATAATTGGTGGAATGGGAGGTCTGAGATAGATTGTATCTTTAAGAGGCTTGATAGTTTCTTGGCAAATCAGCAATTCCTTGATTTGTTCCCAGTGTTAGAAATTGATGACCTCATCAAGTATGGTTCAGACCATGCTCATCTCTTATTGTCATATAATATTGACACTGTCCAAATTAAGAAACCCTTCAAGTTTCTCAATTTTTGGACCAAACATGAGTCTTTTTTGAAAACGGTGAAGGAAAATTGGGAAGCTGACTCTATAGTGAATACATTCATTATATTCCAAAGCAAATTGAAGAAGGTGAAGTCAGCACTGGCAGTTTGGAGCAAAGAGACGTTTGtagatatattcaaacaaattGTAGCATAGGAGGATATCATTAAGGTACACGAGATCGATTTTGAATTAAATACAATAATTCATAATCGGGCTAAGCTGTACAAAGTAGAAGCTGATCTTACAAGATATTACCATCTAGAAGAAGAATTTAAGAGGCAAAAGGCTAGTATGCAATGGTTTAAAGATGGCGATAAAAATTCTAAATTTCTTCATGCTTATGTGAGAGGAAAGAAGAAGAGGCTACAACTATCTAGAATTCTAGACAAAAATTATAATTGGTTGGAAACACAAGAAGACATGGCAAGGGAGGCAGTTGAATTTTTCCAGGCTCAATTCATAGAGGAGAGAATGCCTACCAACTTTGATTTTATTTATCTTGTCCCTAGGTTGGTGTCTAATGAAAAAAATGCAAAATTATGGCAAGAACCAACCACGGAGGAGGTTAAGGAAACTATTTTTGGGTTGAATGATAATAGTGTCAGTGGTTTAGATGGATTCACTGGACAGTTCTATCAAGCTAGCTGGGAAGTTATAGGTAAGGATATCCTTAACATGGAGAGAGTTTTCTTTAACCGTGCAGAATTATCAAGGTTCATCACACAAATAAATCTATTCTTacttccaaagaagaagaatgTTGCAATATTTTCTTATATGAGGCCAATCAGTTTGAGTAACTCCTCCAACAAGACAATATCTAGAGTGATCCATGAGAGGTTAGTTGAGCTTCTACCTTCACTCAACTCTCTTAATCAGGCTGGTTTTGTTGAGGGGAGGAGCATAGTGGGAAACATCCTGCTTACTTAGGAGATCATAACTGATATAGGGATGAGAGGGAAGTTAGGCAATGTGGTAATCAAATTGGACATGGAAAAGGCTTATAATGGAGTATCGTGGCGGCTTTTGACAAATGTGTTGAGGCAAATAGGGTTTGGAGAGATCTTTATTGATATGATATTCATATTAGTGTCCAACAACTGGTACTCAGCTTTATTAAATGGGCAGGCCAATGGTTTCTTTAAATCTTCAAGGGGTGTAAAACAAGGTGATCCTTTTTCCCCTACGTTGTTCATTCTAGCATCTGAAGTGCTTGGGAGGGCCTTGGATGCTTTATTTGACAATCCATATTTCATAGGATTTGGCATGCCAAAGTGGATCCAAAACATCAATTATCTATCTTATGCAGATGATACTATTATATTCTGTTCTTCTCATTATGGGGCAGTCCAGCTTATCATGAATGTATTGGGGGATTATTAGGCAGCTTTAGGAAAAAAATCAACAAGGAAAAGTCTTACTTTTATATGCATGAAAAGGCACCTGCAGATGAAGTGAATACTGTCCATTTGATCATTGAGTTCCAAAGGCAGTCTCTTTCATTCACTTACTTGGGATGTTCAATATTCTATAGTAGAAGGAGGAAGGATTTCTATAAGAGCATCATATTCAAAGTTCAGGAGAGGTTATGATAATGGAAGGGTAACTTACTATCAATTGGAAGAAGGGCAGTGTTGATTACACATGTGATAGAAAACATGCAAATTCATCTCCTTTTCGTAGTGAATCCTCTAGCATATATGATCAACCAATTGCACAAGATATTTTCTAAAATTTATTGGAGCAACTCAAGCAATGGAATAATATGTGTTTACCCAAATATGAGGGAGGTCTTGGTTTTAGATCATTGCATGATGTATCCAAGGCATTGTTTTCTAAGCTTTGGTGGAATTATAGAGCAAGGATACTCTATGGAGTGCATTTATGAGAAACAAATATTGCAATAAGAATAATGAAGTAGTGGTACCATCGAGACAGGGATCTCCTGTGTGGAAGAAAATCCTTCAAATGAGGGATGAAGTGGAACACCAAGTGTGGTGGCAATTGAAGAGTGGCAATACCTATTTTTGGTTTGATAATTGGACTGGACTTGGAGACCTTTATCATGCTTCAGCCAGACCATTGGTGTGATGAATCCATAAAATTTGTTGATGATGTGGTAGAGAATGGGGCATGGAATGAAGGGCTTTTGAGGGAACTACTGCCAGAGGAGTTAGCTAATCACATTTTTGATTCAATAACACCACCTTCAGATTACTCAATGATGGATAAACCTTGGTAGAAGCTGGAAACAAAAGGAAAATTTACAGTGAAGTTTGTATGGCAATACATAAGGAaaagaagagatgaaagaaaGTTATATAGGTTTTTTGGGTAAAGGGTGTGCCTTTCAAGATATGTTTTTTCATATGGAGGCTATGCAAGGCAAAACTACCATTAGATGATTGGTTTTTAAGGCATGGGTACTTTAGAACCTAAAGACGTTGGTGTTGTAGGAATCCTAAAGAAGAAACATTGCCTCATGTCTTTTTAATATCACCAGCTACCAGATTTGTTTGGAACTACTTAGGAGCACCTGCAGGGATCAAGATAGATAGGAAGCAACAAGTACAAGTGATAAATGAGTGGTGGAATAAACTTGGGAACAGAAGTTTGAAGGCAATCTATCAGGCTATGCCAAGTCTGATTGTATGGCATTTGTGGAAGAAAAGAAATTCAGAGTTGCATGGGAAGAATGTTTCCTTTAATAGGTTAATCTTTAAAATATCAACCTCAATTCAAATGTTTCTGAAGGTGAGAAGACCAGGCTTCAAAGGAGTTACCACTAAATGGCTTGAATTACATGAGAGGTTGCTAAATCATGTCCCTAGATTGAGGTACATTAAGGTGCTATGGTAAATTCCCCCGATGGATGGATTAAATGTAACACAGATGGGGCTTGTAGAGAGGACAACGAAGGAGCCTCCTATGGTTTTTGAATTAGGGATGGTGTTGGGGATCTTATATATGCCTAGGCAAATGTAGTT
This genomic stretch from Nicotiana sylvestris chromosome 9, ASM39365v2, whole genome shotgun sequence harbors:
- the LOC138877303 gene encoding uncharacterized protein, which produces MESWQDINKLEQYRRKPGIHDAYANVNSKIWAFVDEEIDVDIVMNMEQHVTLKLFHRNLNKELYVTIVHAKYDAIEIIELWDSMYHLASDMESPWLVGRDFNVILSEEEKYGGLPVYLSEVEDFAHCADTCALCDLGFKRSLYNWWNGRSEIDCIFKRLDSFLANQQFLDLFPVLEIDDLIKYGSDHAHLLLSYNIDTVQIKKPFKFLNFWTKHESFLKTVKENWEADSIVNTFIIFQSKLKKVKSALAVWSKETFVDIFKQIVA